One Hydrogenophaga crassostreae genomic region harbors:
- a CDS encoding ABC transporter substrate-binding protein produces MKFKLKTLALGAALSLGTLVAHAGVITLNTDASDPAPKAAFEALVKSFEAANPGITVKVNTFDHEGYKTSIRNFLTADAPDVVNWYAGNRMAPFVDAGLFEDVSDVWKAEGLEKTLASAAPSMTQNGKQWGIPYTYYQWGVYYRKDIFDKLGIAEPKNWEQLVAASKKLKENKIAPFAIGTKATWTTGGWFDYMNLRVNGYQFHMDLTAGKVPYTDKRVAAVFDKWDDLVKPGYYMDNHASYQWQEALPAFVKGDAAMYLMGNFAVAPMREAGLKDEQIGFMQFPEITKGLPMAEDAPTDTVHIPAKAKNKADARKFLAYIASAKAQSEMNKTLGQLPVNNQSASPDDKFLKAGFSMLSSAKGLAQFYDRDASAEMAKAGMDGFQEYMLKPERRDAILKRLETVRKRAYK; encoded by the coding sequence GTGAAATTCAAACTGAAAACCCTGGCGCTGGGCGCTGCGTTGAGCTTGGGCACCCTGGTCGCCCACGCCGGCGTCATCACCCTCAACACCGACGCATCCGATCCGGCGCCCAAAGCCGCATTCGAAGCGCTGGTCAAGAGCTTTGAGGCCGCCAACCCGGGCATCACCGTCAAGGTCAACACCTTTGACCACGAAGGCTACAAAACCTCCATACGCAATTTCCTGACGGCCGATGCACCCGACGTGGTGAACTGGTACGCCGGCAACCGCATGGCACCGTTTGTCGATGCCGGCCTGTTCGAAGATGTGTCCGATGTATGGAAGGCCGAAGGTCTGGAGAAAACCCTCGCCTCTGCCGCACCTTCGATGACGCAAAACGGCAAGCAGTGGGGCATCCCCTACACCTACTACCAGTGGGGCGTGTACTACCGCAAGGACATCTTCGACAAGCTGGGCATCGCTGAACCCAAGAACTGGGAGCAACTGGTTGCCGCCAGCAAAAAGCTGAAGGAAAACAAGATCGCGCCGTTCGCCATCGGCACCAAGGCCACCTGGACCACCGGCGGCTGGTTCGACTACATGAACCTGCGCGTCAACGGCTACCAGTTCCACATGGACCTGACTGCTGGCAAAGTGCCCTACACCGACAAGCGCGTCGCCGCTGTGTTCGACAAGTGGGACGACCTGGTCAAGCCGGGCTACTACATGGACAACCATGCTTCCTACCAGTGGCAGGAAGCCCTGCCGGCCTTCGTCAAGGGTGATGCCGCGATGTACCTGATGGGCAACTTTGCCGTGGCCCCCATGCGCGAAGCGGGCCTGAAGGACGAGCAGATAGGTTTCATGCAGTTCCCTGAAATCACCAAGGGTCTGCCCATGGCCGAAGACGCACCGACCGACACGGTGCACATTCCCGCCAAAGCCAAGAACAAGGCCGATGCCCGCAAATTCCTGGCCTACATTGCCAGCGCCAAGGCACAGTCCGAGATGAACAAGACCCTGGGTCAGCTGCCGGTGAACAACCAGTCGGCGAGTCCGGACGACAAGTTCCTCAAGGCCGGCTTCTCGATGCTGTCCAGCGCCAAGGGCCTGGCCCAGTTCTATGACCGCGACGCCTCGGCCGAAATGGCCAAGGCCGGCATGGACGGTTTCCAGGAATACATGCTCAAGCCTGAGCGCCGCGACGCGATCCTCAAGCGCCTGGAGACGGTGCGCAAGCGCGCTTACAAGTAA
- a CDS encoding beta-galactosidase, whose product MELGVCYYPEHWPSEQWPVDAQRMREMNIRWVRIAEFAWSRIEPSPGEFDWEWLDRAIDTLHAQGLKVVMCTPTATPPKWLVDQMPDMLAVDAQGHQRRFGSRRHYCFSHAGYLEHSRRITRAMAERYGNHTAVAAWQTDNEFGCHNTAISYSDAAATGFRDWLAERYGDVAALNRAWGTVFWSQEYRTFDEVDLPHLTVTEANPSHRLDFQRYSSWAVARFQEVQYQLLKALSPGRPVSHNFMGFYTEFNHHEVAANLDIATWDSYPLGFTQDFFLSAEEKVRYARTGHPDVPAFHHDLYRGMCASVRADAPAHGRWWVMEQQPGPVNWAQWNLAPHDGMVRLWTWQAFAHGAEVVSYFRWRQAPFAQEQMHTGLNRPDFSLDQGGLEALQVGQDLTALSETMPPNELTVRNRVALVFDYDGLWMGQIQPQGKDHNGLALAFRLYSALRQLGLDVDIVSPAAPLAAYELIVLPVSTHISADLLEQLQSSTAQLVFAPRAGSKTLDLHVPLQLAPGPLQDLLGLRVNRVASLPPGFEESGSLLNKACTVTGWFEDLALNGAQTLALLADGRPLVAQNGRACYVAGGLDGASWISLLENRARAAGLTPQRLPADLRVSRIGHHCVALNFSAQAIAWSPTANASVPVLGEASVAARDLSIWRLE is encoded by the coding sequence ATGGAACTCGGCGTCTGCTATTACCCCGAACATTGGCCCTCTGAGCAATGGCCTGTTGACGCGCAGCGCATGCGCGAAATGAACATCCGCTGGGTGCGCATTGCCGAATTCGCCTGGAGCCGCATCGAACCTTCGCCGGGCGAGTTCGATTGGGAATGGCTCGACCGGGCGATTGACACGCTGCACGCTCAAGGCCTGAAGGTGGTGATGTGCACACCCACCGCCACGCCCCCCAAATGGCTGGTGGACCAGATGCCCGACATGCTGGCTGTCGACGCGCAAGGTCACCAACGCCGCTTCGGCTCACGCCGCCACTACTGCTTCTCCCACGCCGGCTACCTCGAACACAGCCGCCGCATCACGCGCGCCATGGCCGAGCGCTATGGCAACCACACGGCCGTGGCCGCCTGGCAGACCGACAATGAATTCGGTTGCCACAACACCGCGATCTCCTACAGCGATGCCGCCGCAACGGGCTTTCGCGACTGGCTGGCCGAACGCTACGGCGATGTGGCGGCACTCAACCGGGCCTGGGGCACCGTGTTCTGGAGCCAGGAATACCGAACGTTCGACGAAGTCGACCTGCCCCACCTGACCGTCACCGAAGCCAACCCGTCGCACCGGCTGGACTTCCAGCGCTACAGCTCCTGGGCGGTGGCGCGCTTTCAGGAAGTGCAATACCAGTTGCTCAAAGCCCTGTCGCCCGGCCGCCCGGTGAGCCACAACTTCATGGGCTTCTACACCGAATTCAACCACCATGAAGTGGCGGCAAATCTCGACATCGCCACCTGGGACAGCTACCCGCTGGGCTTCACGCAAGACTTCTTCCTGAGCGCAGAAGAGAAGGTGCGCTACGCGCGCACCGGCCACCCCGATGTGCCCGCATTCCACCACGATCTGTACCGCGGCATGTGCGCCAGCGTGCGCGCTGACGCGCCCGCCCACGGCCGCTGGTGGGTGATGGAGCAACAACCCGGCCCTGTGAACTGGGCGCAGTGGAATCTGGCGCCCCACGACGGCATGGTGCGGCTGTGGACCTGGCAGGCCTTTGCCCACGGCGCCGAGGTGGTGAGCTACTTCCGCTGGCGTCAGGCGCCGTTTGCGCAGGAGCAGATGCACACCGGGCTGAACCGCCCCGACTTCAGCCTCGACCAGGGTGGCCTCGAGGCCTTGCAAGTCGGGCAGGATCTGACCGCCCTGAGCGAGACCATGCCCCCGAACGAACTCACCGTGCGCAACCGCGTGGCGCTGGTGTTCGACTACGACGGCTTGTGGATGGGGCAGATTCAGCCACAGGGCAAGGACCACAACGGCCTCGCCCTGGCCTTCCGCCTCTACAGCGCGCTGCGCCAGCTCGGCCTGGACGTGGACATCGTGAGCCCCGCCGCACCGTTGGCCGCCTATGAGCTCATCGTCCTGCCGGTCTCGACCCACATCTCGGCCGACCTGCTCGAGCAGCTGCAAAGCAGCACTGCTCAACTGGTTTTTGCACCCCGCGCGGGCAGCAAGACCCTGGATTTGCACGTCCCGCTCCAACTGGCACCCGGACCTTTGCAAGACCTGCTCGGCCTTCGGGTGAACCGGGTCGCATCCTTGCCACCGGGCTTCGAAGAGTCAGGCAGCCTGTTGAACAAAGCCTGCACCGTCACCGGCTGGTTCGAAGATCTGGCACTCAACGGGGCGCAAACCCTGGCCTTGTTGGCGGATGGACGGCCGCTCGTTGCCCAGAATGGCCGCGCCTGTTATGTGGCGGGTGGCCTGGACGGGGCGAGCTGGATCTCCCTGCTCGAAAACCGCGCCCGGGCAGCGGGCCTGACACCACAACGCCTGCCCGCCGATCTGCGTGTGAGCCGCATTGGCCACCACTGTGTGGCCCTGAATTTTTCCGCCCAAGCCATCGCGTGGTCACCGACTGCCAACGCTTCGGTGCCCGTGTTGGGCGAGGCGAGCGTGGCGGCACGCGACCTCTCCATCTGGCGACTCGAGTGA
- a CDS encoding ABC transporter ATP-binding protein, with amino-acid sequence MANISLKSVCKAYGDHAPVIRHVDLDIAQGEFCVFVGPSGCGKSTLLRTIAGLEDITSGDLMIGGQRMNDVAPAQRGVAMVFQSYALFPHMTVYENMAFGLQLAKTPKAEIDQRVRAASDILQLGPYLGRLPKALSGGQRQRVAIGRAIVREPGVFLFDEPLSNLDAALRVQTRFEIAKIHRDFGRASTVYVTHDQVEAMTLADRILLLNSGPAVAKEGSVAQCGSPLELYHRPRNLFVAGFIGSPKMNFLPGTFVSGTESLAQVKLAGGETVQAAVDARSLRAGQAITVGIRPEHARMGTGHQHIVREVQWQERLGESTYLYLNSGDIGDPLVVKAEGLAVAQPGNRVPMALPEQHCHLFDDNGLALARTVREADIPVALAA; translated from the coding sequence ATGGCCAATATTTCGCTCAAATCCGTGTGCAAAGCCTATGGCGACCATGCGCCGGTGATCCGCCATGTGGACCTGGACATCGCGCAGGGCGAGTTCTGCGTCTTTGTGGGTCCGTCGGGCTGCGGCAAATCCACGTTGTTGCGCACCATCGCAGGCCTGGAAGACATCACGTCGGGCGATCTGATGATCGGTGGCCAACGCATGAACGATGTGGCGCCAGCCCAGCGTGGCGTCGCCATGGTGTTCCAGTCCTACGCGCTGTTCCCGCACATGACGGTCTACGAAAACATGGCCTTTGGCCTGCAACTCGCCAAAACGCCCAAAGCCGAAATCGACCAGCGCGTTCGCGCAGCCTCCGACATCCTGCAGCTCGGTCCCTACCTCGGCCGTTTGCCCAAAGCCTTGTCGGGCGGCCAGCGCCAGCGCGTGGCCATTGGCCGGGCCATCGTGCGCGAGCCGGGTGTGTTTTTGTTCGACGAACCGCTGTCCAACCTCGATGCGGCGCTGCGCGTGCAGACCCGCTTCGAGATCGCCAAGATCCACCGCGACTTCGGCCGCGCCAGCACGGTCTACGTGACCCACGATCAGGTCGAGGCCATGACGCTGGCCGACCGCATCCTGCTGCTCAACTCCGGCCCGGCGGTGGCCAAAGAAGGCAGCGTGGCGCAATGCGGCTCGCCACTGGAGCTGTACCACCGTCCGCGCAACCTGTTCGTGGCGGGCTTCATCGGTTCGCCCAAGATGAACTTCTTGCCCGGCACCTTTGTCTCGGGCACCGAGTCATTGGCTCAGGTGAAGCTCGCAGGCGGCGAAACGGTGCAAGCCGCGGTGGACGCCCGCTCCCTGCGCGCCGGTCAGGCCATCACCGTGGGCATCCGCCCCGAACACGCCCGCATGGGCACCGGCCATCAGCACATCGTTCGCGAAGTGCAGTGGCAAGAACGCCTGGGCGAGTCCACCTACCTCTACCTCAACAGCGGCGACATTGGCGATCCCCTGGTGGTCAAGGCCGAAGGTCTTGCCGTCGCCCAGCCAGGCAACCGCGTGCCCATGGCCCTGCCCGAGCAACACTGCCACCTGTTCGACGACAACGGGCTGGCGCTGGCGCGCACTGTGCGCGAAGCCGACATCCCTGTCGCGCTCGCCGCTTAA
- a CDS encoding LacI family DNA-binding transcriptional regulator, translating to MSKKSASSSALRRPTMTDVAKAAGVSQSTVSMVLNNVEGARLAATTRARVLSVAMELGYRLTRRDPVLPAAQAQGVGGRRLVAYLVDELSTSVHPVQSVDGARDAAWQHDCVVSVAVTRGNPAQEAAAIEAFKSHPQLLGFVYSTIFTREVQIPASLAGVPTVLLNCHSAGFSGPVVVPSEVAGGHGATEYLLGKGHTRIAYINGEPWMEAAKDRLKGYRRALATHDIAFDPSLVQDGDWNMSSGYAAARELMRSERPPTAIFCANDLMAMGALDALHEQGIKVPDQVAVMGYDDQEMAQHTRPALSTALLPNYEMGRTALEALLEVARSDPSIKPGARARVLKIECPVVSRDSA from the coding sequence ATGTCAAAAAAATCAGCTTCTTCTTCGGCCTTGCGCCGGCCCACCATGACAGACGTGGCCAAGGCCGCGGGGGTTTCGCAGTCCACTGTGTCCATGGTCCTCAACAATGTGGAAGGGGCACGTCTGGCCGCCACGACCAGGGCGCGCGTGTTGTCGGTGGCCATGGAACTGGGCTACCGCCTCACGCGACGCGACCCGGTGTTGCCTGCCGCGCAGGCGCAGGGCGTTGGGGGTCGCAGGCTGGTGGCCTATTTGGTTGACGAGCTGTCGACCAGCGTGCATCCGGTTCAAAGCGTGGATGGCGCGCGGGATGCGGCCTGGCAACACGATTGCGTGGTCAGCGTGGCAGTGACCCGCGGCAACCCCGCGCAGGAGGCGGCCGCGATCGAGGCGTTCAAGAGCCACCCGCAGTTGCTCGGGTTCGTGTATTCAACGATCTTTACCCGCGAGGTGCAGATCCCTGCCAGCCTTGCAGGGGTGCCCACCGTTTTGCTCAACTGCCACAGCGCTGGTTTTTCCGGGCCTGTCGTGGTGCCCAGCGAGGTCGCGGGCGGTCATGGAGCAACCGAGTACCTGCTTGGCAAGGGCCACACACGCATCGCCTACATCAACGGTGAGCCCTGGATGGAGGCGGCAAAAGACCGGCTCAAGGGATACCGGCGTGCGCTGGCCACCCACGACATTGCCTTTGACCCTTCACTGGTGCAAGACGGGGACTGGAACATGAGCTCTGGCTACGCCGCTGCACGCGAGCTGATGCGCTCGGAGCGCCCGCCTACGGCCATTTTTTGCGCCAATGACCTGATGGCGATGGGTGCCCTGGATGCGCTGCATGAGCAAGGGATCAAGGTGCCGGATCAGGTGGCTGTGATGGGCTACGACGATCAGGAAATGGCCCAGCACACCCGCCCGGCCTTGTCCACGGCCTTGCTGCCGAACTATGAAATGGGTCGCACCGCGCTTGAGGCCTTGCTCGAAGTGGCCCGTTCCGATCCGTCCATCAAACCTGGCGCCCGCGCCCGGGTGCTGAAAATCGAGTGCCCTGTGGTGAGCCGGGACTCCGCCTGA
- a CDS encoding class I SAM-dependent methyltransferase: MLDRDDEYDRMAECEQNLWWYRALHERTANAVRRHFKAGKAVRILDAGCGTGGLMLHLQQLGFGSVEGFDLSDRAVTYCRGRSLAADKLDLREMAQHYSGAKFDVIVSNDTICYLNADELNSFVASACTLLEENGLFVFNAPAFDAFGGTHDLAVGIQKRFRKSDIQGIAAASGFVQVESSYWPFLLSPVIFSVRSMQRLKLALGLAGQIHSDVSMPSPWINRLLLGLCRFEQKWLKSPVAGSSLFVVLKRR, from the coding sequence ATGCTTGACAGAGATGATGAATACGATCGCATGGCTGAGTGCGAACAGAATCTGTGGTGGTATCGCGCGCTGCATGAACGTACCGCGAACGCCGTCAGGCGCCATTTCAAGGCAGGAAAGGCGGTTCGAATTCTTGATGCCGGTTGTGGCACAGGCGGATTGATGCTGCATCTGCAGCAACTGGGTTTCGGTTCTGTGGAAGGGTTTGACCTCTCGGACCGGGCCGTAACGTACTGCCGTGGACGCAGTTTGGCGGCAGACAAGCTCGACCTCAGAGAGATGGCGCAGCATTACAGTGGTGCGAAATTTGACGTTATTGTCAGCAACGACACCATCTGCTATTTGAACGCTGACGAGCTCAATTCATTCGTGGCAAGTGCATGCACGCTGCTTGAAGAGAATGGTTTGTTTGTCTTCAATGCACCGGCTTTTGATGCATTTGGAGGCACCCATGATCTGGCCGTCGGCATCCAGAAACGCTTTCGAAAATCAGACATTCAAGGCATTGCGGCGGCATCTGGTTTTGTTCAGGTGGAGTCGAGCTATTGGCCCTTCTTGCTGTCTCCGGTGATTTTTTCTGTGCGCAGCATGCAACGGCTGAAGCTGGCATTGGGGCTGGCAGGCCAGATCCATTCGGACGTTTCCATGCCCTCCCCATGGATCAACCGGCTTCTCCTGGGACTGTGCCGGTTTGAACAGAAGTGGCTGAAGTCGCCTGTTGCAGGCTCATCATTGTTTGTCGTGCTCAAACGCCGCTAG
- a CDS encoding GtrA family protein encodes MLKKNLVRFAIAGSLNTGLFYALYVLLVYIGIPYGIALAIEYGVGTVSGYFLSKYWTFSDRAATSNGFLQYSAAYVALYFLNVAVLGILVETGVFGPIGGQVVALLATISLSFLAQRYWIFSHKKVKD; translated from the coding sequence GTGTTGAAGAAAAACCTGGTGCGGTTCGCGATCGCCGGCAGCCTCAATACCGGTTTGTTTTATGCGCTGTATGTGTTGCTTGTGTATATCGGGATTCCATATGGCATTGCACTGGCCATAGAGTACGGGGTGGGCACGGTCAGCGGCTACTTCCTCAGCAAGTACTGGACATTTTCTGACCGGGCGGCAACCAGCAACGGTTTTTTGCAATACAGCGCAGCTTACGTTGCCCTTTATTTTCTGAACGTGGCGGTGTTGGGCATCTTGGTGGAGACAGGGGTTTTCGGGCCGATCGGTGGGCAAGTTGTTGCGCTGCTTGCCACTATTTCTCTGAGTTTCCTGGCCCAGCGCTATTGGATTTTTAGCCACAAAAAGGTGAAAGATTAG
- a CDS encoding DegT/DnrJ/EryC1/StrS family aminotransferase, giving the protein MILMAMGIGPGDEVITVANTAVPTVSAIRMSGATPVFCDVNLNTALMDLDSLPGLVTDRTRAVIAVHLFGNMVNIPQLRSMLKRKDIQVVEDCAQCHGATLNGVMAGTLGDASAFSFYPTKNLGAYGDAGLAASPDAALVGKMKSIRMYGFEETGYAEREGINTRLDELQAAVLNVKLPHLKAAVDRRRAIASRYGAGLSDKAIRVVAAEGVLHAHHLFVVRVQERDAIRTRLSALGIATGIHYPHPIHLMRGYRFLGYLPGTLPNTERLAGEILSLPMYPELTDAEVDRVIDALNRALT; this is encoded by the coding sequence GTGATCTTGATGGCCATGGGCATCGGGCCTGGTGATGAGGTGATCACGGTTGCAAATACCGCCGTGCCCACGGTCAGCGCTATTCGCATGTCTGGCGCCACGCCTGTGTTTTGCGATGTGAATTTGAATACCGCCCTGATGGACCTCGATAGCCTGCCCGGGTTGGTGACCGATCGCACCCGGGCTGTGATTGCCGTTCACCTGTTCGGGAACATGGTGAATATTCCGCAACTTCGAAGCATGCTGAAGCGCAAGGACATTCAGGTTGTTGAAGACTGCGCGCAATGCCATGGCGCCACACTGAATGGGGTCATGGCCGGTACGCTCGGGGACGCGTCCGCCTTCTCTTTTTACCCCACCAAGAACCTTGGTGCCTATGGCGATGCAGGGCTCGCGGCCAGCCCGGATGCTGCGTTGGTCGGCAAAATGAAGAGTATCCGCATGTACGGGTTTGAAGAGACGGGTTATGCCGAACGTGAGGGCATCAACACACGGCTGGACGAACTGCAAGCGGCGGTTCTCAATGTGAAACTGCCTCACCTCAAAGCTGCGGTGGATCGGCGCCGTGCGATCGCCTCACGGTATGGCGCAGGCCTGTCAGACAAAGCGATTCGTGTGGTGGCCGCTGAAGGGGTTCTCCATGCCCACCACCTTTTTGTTGTTCGCGTGCAGGAACGCGATGCGATTCGAACCAGGCTTTCTGCCCTGGGAATCGCCACCGGCATTCACTACCCCCACCCGATTCATCTGATGCGTGGATACCGGTTTCTCGGCTATTTGCCGGGCACCCTGCCCAACACCGAGCGGTTGGCCGGTGAAATTCTTTCATTGCCCATGTATCCCGAACTGACAGATGCTGAAGTTGATCGGGTCATCGATGCACTCAACCGGGCTTTGACGTAG
- a CDS encoding DegT/DnrJ/EryC1/StrS family aminotransferase encodes MNKIPVFDFLAQYKGLQTEIQAAMEGVLESGQLILGPQGKRFETAFSEYLGAIWARLVSTAVPMPWR; translated from the coding sequence ATGAACAAGATACCTGTTTTTGACTTTCTCGCGCAGTACAAGGGCCTGCAAACCGAGATACAAGCAGCCATGGAAGGGGTCCTGGAGTCCGGTCAGCTGATTTTGGGCCCACAAGGAAAACGGTTCGAGACGGCGTTTTCCGAGTATTTGGGGGCCATCTGGGCACGGTTGGTGTCAACAGCGGTACCGATGCCTTGGCGGTGA
- a CDS encoding NAD-dependent epimerase/dehydratase family protein, producing MLKNPDSAQADALGSSYANRRVLITGGLGFIGSALAIELVRLGAKVTIVDSLLPEYGGNLFNTASIRDQVVINISDMRDQHSLKILVQGQDIIFHLAGQVSHGDSMREPELDLAVNCVSSMNLVEACRQRNPNVRLVYTSTRQVYGVPKNLPVTEDHPALPVDVNGINKLAAEYYHLLYHRTYDLKSTVLRLTNTYGPRQQIRNNRQGFIGIFIRQALQGEMIRVFGDGQQIRDFNYIDDVVHALLLAARCDACFGQVFNLGAPVYHTVLELVQMLSQLTGVQFELTPFPNDRKLIDIGHYYGDYQRFAGATQWEPTVGLEEGLLKSIDFYRTHRKEYWA from the coding sequence ATGCTCAAAAATCCAGATAGCGCTCAAGCTGACGCCCTGGGGTCCAGCTATGCCAATCGCCGGGTATTGATTACCGGCGGCCTGGGATTCATAGGCAGCGCATTGGCAATTGAATTGGTTCGGCTGGGGGCCAAGGTGACCATAGTCGACTCCCTGCTGCCTGAATATGGAGGCAACCTGTTCAATACCGCATCCATTCGCGATCAGGTGGTCATTAACATCAGCGACATGCGCGATCAGCATTCGCTGAAAATTCTCGTCCAGGGGCAAGACATCATCTTTCATCTGGCGGGGCAGGTCAGCCACGGCGACAGCATGCGCGAACCAGAGCTCGATCTGGCGGTGAACTGCGTCTCCAGCATGAATCTGGTGGAAGCCTGCCGGCAACGCAATCCCAATGTGCGATTGGTATATACATCAACCCGCCAGGTCTACGGTGTTCCAAAAAACTTGCCGGTCACCGAAGATCACCCCGCCTTGCCGGTCGATGTCAACGGTATCAATAAACTGGCGGCTGAATACTATCACTTGCTCTATCACAGAACATACGACTTGAAATCGACGGTGCTTCGGCTGACCAACACCTATGGTCCGCGGCAGCAAATTCGAAACAACCGCCAAGGGTTCATTGGCATTTTCATTCGCCAGGCACTTCAAGGTGAAATGATCCGTGTGTTTGGTGATGGCCAGCAGATACGTGATTTCAACTATATAGATGATGTGGTTCACGCGCTACTGCTGGCAGCGAGATGTGATGCCTGTTTTGGACAGGTATTCAATCTGGGCGCCCCGGTTTATCACACCGTTCTGGAGCTGGTTCAAATGTTGAGCCAGCTCACAGGGGTTCAATTCGAATTGACACCATTTCCCAATGATCGCAAATTGATCGATATTGGACACTATTACGGCGACTACCAACGGTTCGCTGGGGCCACGCAGTGGGAGCCAACGGTGGGGCTGGAAGAAGGCCTGCTCAAATCTATTGACTTCTATCGGACACACCGCAAGGAATATTGGGCATGA
- a CDS encoding glycosyltransferase family 2 protein yields MKLSIIVPVYNGASTIGPLVERLESEFLDKLSLEVVLINDGSPKDNSYEVCSAIARQKPWVVFVDLSRNFGEHNAVMAGLNHCSGDCAVIMDDDFQNPPEEVHKLLNELVKGYDVVYSRYAKKQHHPLRNLGSRFNNMIACAMLKKPRGLYLSSFKAINRFVIDEVIRYDGPYPYIDGLILRVTSRYTTVEVQHDERSQGESNYTLRKLVSLWLNMFVNFSILPLRIVGLTGFLFAGLGLLGIVYTLYSKFTEPDLPLGWASILSVVLLVSSVQLISIGVLGEYLGRLFMKINRLPQYVARETINAQKSR; encoded by the coding sequence ATGAAGCTCAGCATCATCGTTCCCGTTTACAACGGCGCGTCCACGATCGGCCCATTGGTGGAACGGCTTGAGAGCGAATTTCTCGACAAACTGAGCCTTGAGGTGGTTCTCATCAACGATGGCAGCCCCAAAGACAATTCCTACGAAGTTTGCTCTGCCATTGCGCGGCAAAAGCCCTGGGTGGTATTTGTCGATCTCTCCCGAAATTTCGGAGAACACAATGCCGTGATGGCGGGCCTGAATCACTGCAGCGGCGATTGCGCGGTGATCATGGATGACGATTTTCAGAATCCCCCCGAAGAGGTTCACAAGCTCTTGAACGAACTTGTCAAAGGCTATGACGTGGTGTACTCCCGTTACGCCAAGAAGCAGCACCACCCGCTTCGCAATCTGGGCAGCCGCTTTAACAACATGATCGCATGCGCCATGTTGAAGAAACCCCGTGGCCTGTACCTGTCTTCGTTTAAGGCGATCAACCGCTTCGTCATTGATGAAGTGATTCGCTACGACGGGCCTTATCCCTATATCGACGGCCTCATTCTTCGAGTGACCAGCCGTTACACGACTGTCGAAGTCCAGCATGACGAGCGCAGCCAGGGCGAATCCAACTACACCTTGAGAAAACTGGTGTCGCTGTGGCTCAATATGTTTGTCAACTTTTCCATTCTTCCATTAAGAATCGTTGGGTTAACAGGTTTTCTGTTTGCGGGACTGGGATTGCTTGGCATTGTCTACACCCTTTACTCCAAATTCACCGAGCCCGATTTGCCATTGGGCTGGGCTTCGATCCTGAGCGTGGTACTGCTGGTCAGCAGTGTTCAACTGATATCCATCGGTGTGCTCGGCGAATACCTTGGCCGCCTCTTCATGAAAATCAATCGGTTGCCGCAATATGTGGCGAGGGAAACCATCAATGCTCAAAAATCCAGATAG